Proteins co-encoded in one Planctomycetaceae bacterium genomic window:
- a CDS encoding secretin N-terminal domain-containing protein: protein MLKSAFSASRISLCCLAATIVVAAQPLRANPEQAISRNNTGDGDSNSSDENSDPDSVTVIPVRNQSVQAVSKTLGRLFEGSELMIVPDIEANMLLVRGSSSAIRRAGELMRVLDATPATVTINVKIAVSEPDNSDDNDDSHATLLDELRFATLDQQRTTLQFGQQVSVVAGTVQRGFGGGTVPGREPSRNYQRQQIGTLINVTPRMAGDDVFLSLEVEKSWIGASADSDSDVTPPTFTTTLNTTLHLRKGEEQTAKAVVSGGSDTPREVLITVSATAGENRGRSRQYIVRDASGIGRGGAADSRPGRGGFGGRGGFGAGRGGRGGFGGPPRDAFGGRGGFGGGRPVPDEVADRLFERFDGNHDGVIDSSELAATPPPFRTALEADGDDEPKELTPEIFRDRLKNLPGLGSGSRRPESPRRPSPDRDDEEEDGDDVGDDANRHAGDRDDE from the coding sequence ATGTTGAAGTCTGCATTTTCCGCGAGTCGTATCAGCCTGTGCTGTCTTGCAGCCACGATCGTGGTTGCTGCGCAACCGCTTCGGGCGAATCCTGAACAGGCGATATCACGTAACAACACAGGTGATGGCGACAGCAACTCTTCCGACGAAAATTCCGACCCCGATTCCGTGACGGTCATCCCGGTCAGAAACCAGTCGGTTCAGGCAGTCTCGAAGACTCTCGGCAGGCTGTTCGAGGGCTCTGAGCTGATGATTGTCCCCGATATCGAGGCGAACATGCTGCTGGTTCGCGGCAGCAGCAGCGCCATCCGCCGAGCCGGTGAACTGATGCGAGTTCTCGACGCGACTCCCGCAACAGTCACGATCAATGTGAAAATTGCCGTCAGTGAACCTGACAATTCGGACGACAACGATGACTCGCACGCGACGCTGCTGGATGAGTTGCGATTCGCGACGCTGGATCAGCAGCGAACAACGCTGCAGTTTGGTCAACAGGTGTCCGTGGTTGCCGGAACAGTGCAGCGCGGCTTCGGTGGCGGCACCGTGCCCGGTCGTGAGCCGAGTCGAAACTACCAGCGGCAGCAGATCGGCACACTGATCAATGTGACTCCACGAATGGCCGGCGATGACGTCTTTCTGTCGCTCGAAGTGGAAAAATCCTGGATTGGAGCTTCGGCAGACAGTGACAGTGACGTGACTCCGCCGACTTTCACAACCACATTGAACACAACGCTGCACCTGCGCAAGGGGGAAGAACAGACGGCCAAAGCAGTCGTCTCCGGTGGGTCCGACACACCGCGCGAAGTCCTGATCACGGTGTCGGCCACGGCCGGTGAAAATCGTGGCCGCTCCAGGCAATACATCGTTCGGGACGCGTCCGGAATCGGACGCGGCGGTGCGGCAGATTCTCGCCCCGGCCGCGGAGGGTTCGGCGGACGAGGCGGATTCGGGGCAGGTCGCGGCGGACGCGGTGGATTCGGCGGACCGCCTCGCGATGCCTTCGGCGGTCGCGGCGGATTCGGCGGTGGCAGGCCGGTTCCCGATGAAGTTGCCGATCGCCTTTTCGAGCGATTTGATGGAAACCACGACGGCGTCATTGACTCCTCCGAATTGGCAGCCACACCGCCGCCATTCCGCACAGCGCTGGAAGCCGATGGCGATGATGAACCGAAAGAACTGACTCCTGAAATTTTCAGGGACAGGCTGAAGAACCTGCCGGGGCTCGGATCCGGCTCTCGTCGTCCTGAAAGTCCGCGCCGGCCATCACCCGATCGCGACGACGAAGAGGAAGATGGCGATGACGTCGGTGACGATGCCAATCGCCACGCCGGTGATCGTGACGACGAGTGA
- a CDS encoding Uma2 family endonuclease yields the protein MSTITPQIPSPNGEPAWEAAFLLPPQGRWNEADFLELHTNRMAELVDGRLEILPMPTLQHQRILRFLLGLVEKAAPGGSTVLFAPLPTRLFPGTIREPDLLYIAPENAPAPNEKYPAHIDLAVEIVSEGDEARRRDYDDKRTDYAKAGVSEYWIVDPQDECVTVLVLEGNSYVEVKVFRIGEHASGRLLPKLTVDVAELLRQ from the coding sequence ATGTCGACCATCACACCTCAAATCCCGTCCCCAAACGGCGAACCTGCCTGGGAAGCCGCATTTCTGCTGCCGCCTCAGGGACGCTGGAACGAAGCGGATTTCCTGGAACTGCACACCAACCGCATGGCGGAACTCGTTGACGGAAGACTGGAGATCCTCCCGATGCCAACGCTTCAGCATCAGCGAATTCTGCGTTTCCTGCTGGGACTGGTAGAAAAGGCTGCTCCCGGCGGTTCGACGGTGCTGTTCGCTCCCCTGCCGACACGACTTTTCCCCGGCACGATTCGAGAGCCCGATCTGCTGTACATCGCGCCGGAAAACGCTCCCGCACCCAACGAAAAGTATCCTGCTCACATTGACCTGGCGGTCGAGATCGTCAGCGAAGGAGACGAAGCGCGTCGGCGTGACTACGACGACAAACGCACTGACTACGCCAAAGCCGGCGTTTCTGAATACTGGATCGTCGACCCGCAGGATGAATGCGTGACTGTTCTGGTGCTCGAAGGAAACTCTTACGTCGAGGTCAAAGTCTTCCGAATTGGCGAACACGCCAGCGGTCGGTTGCTGCCAAAGCTG
- a CDS encoding YcxB family protein, whose product MKLRYSFLEDDYVDFNRYHFAHSPSVRKQRFTATIVITLSVFVAFMLLTANGELGVATRLAISLIIAAFAVLYLQFAMRRNHVRQVQNLLREGSMDGVYGPQELEVDDAGIRVRSKWRDSFVAWPGVRRIEDTDEFLIIYVSAIQAHVIRRSRIVEGDPDKLAAFVRSHLENHQW is encoded by the coding sequence ATGAAACTTCGCTATTCGTTCCTGGAAGACGACTACGTGGATTTCAATCGCTACCACTTCGCGCACTCACCCAGCGTCAGAAAACAGCGGTTCACTGCGACGATTGTGATCACACTGTCGGTGTTCGTGGCCTTCATGCTGCTGACGGCCAACGGTGAGCTCGGCGTTGCGACAAGGTTGGCAATCAGCCTGATCATCGCGGCGTTTGCCGTCCTCTACCTGCAGTTTGCGATGCGCAGAAATCACGTCAGACAGGTTCAGAATCTGCTGCGTGAAGGAAGCATGGACGGAGTCTATGGGCCACAGGAACTGGAAGTTGACGACGCCGGAATCAGAGTTCGTTCAAAGTGGCGCGACTCATTCGTTGCGTGGCCGGGAGTCCGGCGGATTGAGGATACCGACGAGTTTCTGATCATCTATGTCTCCGCCATCCAGGCTCACGTCATTCGCAGAAGCCGAATCGTCGAAGGCGACCCGGACAAGCTGGCGGCATTCGTCCGGAGCCACCTGGAGAATCACCAGTGGTAA
- a CDS encoding prolyl oligopeptidase family serine peptidase, which produces MNRPMFSFTAAVLFSCFAAGQEPNLVYPKTKTVDHVDDYHGQQVTDPYRWLEDDVRESKEVAEWVEVQNKLTFAYLKNLPGRDAIEKRLTELWDYEKFSAPSKEGGRYYFFRNDGLQNQDVLWMQSDLDAEAEILIDPNTWSDDGTIALAGSEFSDDGKYVAYGIQDGGSDWRTWRVMEIASRTLLDDELKWIKFSGIAWTPDSQGFFYSRYDEPKEGAEFQSLNLNQKVFYHLVGTPQSEDRLVYERPDNPDWGFGAEVTEDGSYLVLTVWKGTDDRYRIVVQNLKQADSEPYELIDNFDFEYTLVGSDGSTLLFQTNRDAPLRRIIGIDLNHPEPGHWKEIVPESENTLTSANIVGDMIIGRYLKDARTQVRLYSMDGTVVRDVEFPGIGTASGFGGKRDHTETFYSFSSFATPPSTYRYDLKTGESKLLRRAAVDFNPDDYVTKQVFYTSKDGTRVPMFICHRREIELNGSNPTLLYGYGGFNISLTPGFSVSRLAWMELGGVFAMPNLRGGGEYGEPWHKAGTKQNKQNVFDDFIAAAEWLIENKYTSKEKLAIQGGSNGGLLVGACMTQRPDLYAACLPAVGVMDMLRFHQFTAGRFWVDDYGSADNPEEFAALKAYSPYHNLEGGKQYPATLVTTADTDDRVVPGHSFKFAAMLQACQSGTNPTLIRIETRAGHGAGKPTAKIIEEVADQWAFLAKNLGMDIPQP; this is translated from the coding sequence ATGAACCGACCAATGTTTTCGTTCACTGCGGCCGTGTTGTTTTCCTGTTTTGCCGCTGGTCAGGAACCGAATCTTGTGTACCCCAAAACGAAAACTGTTGATCACGTTGACGACTACCACGGTCAACAGGTCACTGATCCATACCGCTGGCTGGAGGATGACGTCCGGGAATCGAAGGAAGTCGCGGAGTGGGTGGAGGTTCAGAACAAGCTGACGTTTGCTTACCTGAAGAACCTGCCCGGCCGGGACGCGATCGAAAAACGCCTGACGGAACTCTGGGACTACGAAAAGTTCAGCGCGCCGTCAAAGGAAGGCGGCCGCTACTACTTCTTCCGCAATGACGGACTGCAGAATCAGGACGTGCTGTGGATGCAGTCGGATCTCGACGCCGAAGCCGAAATTCTGATCGATCCCAACACCTGGTCGGACGACGGCACAATTGCGCTGGCCGGTTCCGAATTCAGCGACGACGGCAAGTATGTGGCCTACGGAATCCAGGACGGCGGCTCCGACTGGCGCACATGGCGAGTCATGGAAATCGCATCCCGGACGCTGCTGGACGATGAGCTGAAATGGATCAAGTTCAGCGGTATCGCATGGACTCCCGACAGCCAAGGCTTCTTCTACTCCCGCTACGATGAACCGAAGGAAGGCGCGGAATTCCAGTCGCTGAACCTGAATCAGAAGGTCTTCTATCACCTTGTCGGCACGCCTCAGTCAGAAGACAGGCTGGTCTACGAACGCCCCGACAACCCGGACTGGGGATTCGGCGCCGAAGTGACGGAAGACGGCAGCTATCTGGTGCTGACCGTCTGGAAGGGCACCGACGATCGTTACCGAATCGTCGTGCAGAATCTGAAGCAGGCTGACAGCGAACCGTACGAACTGATCGACAACTTCGACTTCGAATACACACTCGTCGGCAGCGACGGCAGCACGCTGCTGTTTCAAACCAACCGCGATGCTCCGCTTCGTCGGATTATCGGCATCGATCTGAATCATCCGGAACCCGGGCACTGGAAGGAAATCGTTCCGGAATCGGAAAACACACTGACCAGCGCTAATATCGTCGGCGACATGATCATCGGCCGTTACCTGAAGGACGCCAGAACCCAGGTTCGGCTGTATTCGATGGACGGCACTGTTGTCCGCGATGTCGAGTTCCCCGGAATTGGTACAGCCAGCGGCTTCGGCGGTAAGCGCGACCATACGGAGACGTTCTATTCGTTCAGCAGTTTCGCCACTCCGCCGAGCACCTACCGCTACGATCTGAAGACCGGTGAAAGCAAACTGCTGCGACGTGCCGCAGTCGACTTTAATCCCGATGACTATGTGACAAAACAGGTTTTCTACACCAGCAAAGACGGCACGCGCGTGCCGATGTTCATCTGCCATCGCCGCGAAATCGAGCTGAATGGAAGTAACCCGACTTTGCTGTACGGCTACGGCGGATTCAATATCTCCCTTACACCGGGATTCAGTGTCAGCCGCCTGGCATGGATGGAACTCGGCGGAGTCTTTGCCATGCCAAACCTGCGCGGCGGCGGCGAATACGGAGAACCCTGGCATAAAGCCGGCACGAAGCAGAACAAGCAAAACGTATTTGATGACTTCATTGCCGCTGCGGAATGGCTGATTGAAAACAAGTACACGTCGAAGGAAAAACTGGCGATTCAGGGAGGAAGCAACGGAGGCCTGCTGGTCGGCGCCTGCATGACTCAGCGACCCGACCTGTACGCCGCGTGCCTGCCCGCCGTGGGCGTGATGGACATGCTGCGGTTCCATCAGTTCACCGCCGGTCGATTCTGGGTCGACGACTACGGAAGCGCCGACAATCCGGAAGAATTCGCAGCCCTGAAGGCCTATTCGCCGTACCACAATCTGGAAGGCGGCAAACAGTACCCGGCGACTCTGGTGACGACCGCCGATACGGACGACCGAGTCGTCCCCGGCCACAGCTTCAAGTTCGCGGCGATGCTTCAGGCCTGCCAGTCCGGAACAAATCCGACATTGATCCGGATCGAAACGCGAGCCGGCCACGGTGCCGGAAAACCAACGGCCAAGATCATCGAAGAAGTGGCCGACCAGTGGGCTTTCCTGGCAAAGAATCTGGGAATGGATATACCGCAGCCGTGA
- a CDS encoding efflux RND transporter permease subunit — MKRVVAWAISQTPAMNTVMVAILVVGLFSGFTLRREEFPQFDLEMILVTVPYPGASPEEVENGICQKIEEAVRSVDGIKKVTSVAAEGAGNIVIEVKTDVPSVQKVLNEVQSEIDRIPSFPDLSEQPEVQQVTFRNTAIRVGVIQENSQAPDSELKLREVTERVRDDLLQIPQVSVAEIAGERKYQIDVEIPEKTLREYGLTLTDVARRIRMRNLELPGGNIRDRGETYLLRGKNKRVLGDDIAQIPLITRRDGVVLTVEDLGTVQDEFVDTTSISRINSMPGMAIEVKAASREDLIAMADAVKKYVATEKLPPGYSFTTWGDSSVNVRDRLDLLVRNGAQGLVLVFLVLALFLEFRLAFWVALGIPISVLGACAVLWQFDQTLNMLSLFAFLIALGIVVDDAIVIGENIYAHRQHGKSCVQAAIDGTAQVVPSVVSSVATTVFAFTPMFFVTGVMGKFFAVLPVAMIAMLLISLFESIFILPCHLAHGSKKPFFLTAGLNRLTDRCLSLFISRIYVPVSRFCVRNPAITLSAAVALLMLSLTLVTSGKVPRVLFPKLDAPEISSTVIFPDGTPSRVTDEATKKVEDAIMEINRRQIAETGRPLLTVVHRLVGRVSGGGGPGAAGGAVTEGSHAGSVQVQLVDNTERSVTSHAIVDAWREAVGTIPGVETLTFGTRSGGPGGKPIEFKLLAAAEHMDELEAAIEDAKRELQKFRGVFDVADDSRPGKWELQLREAPNAISMGVPLDSIARTVRASYYGEEVMRLQRGRHEVKLMVRYPEEDRRSLANFDDVRVDAGDGIQRPITELADVSVSRGYSEINRIDQRRSITISADVDEQQAVASEIVDELQASFMPTLLKNYPHLRVRWEGQREQDIESVGSLATGLAVALLATFVLLTVEFNSYGQPLVVMAVIPFGMVGAIWGHFFMGLPLTLFSMLGLVALTGVVVNDSIVLVDFINQRTRGGTPLEQAVLEAGQRRFRPVLLTSLTTIAGLLPILTEKSFQAQLVIPMATSLCFGLMLATVLVLVLVPTLYQIYGHTFGITTHEDKLTMPDLSQPVTPLSPAISTEVS, encoded by the coding sequence ATGAAACGCGTTGTTGCCTGGGCCATCAGTCAGACTCCTGCCATGAACACCGTCATGGTGGCGATTCTTGTTGTGGGGCTGTTTTCCGGTTTCACGCTGCGCCGCGAGGAGTTTCCTCAGTTTGACCTGGAGATGATTCTGGTCACGGTGCCCTACCCCGGAGCCAGTCCGGAAGAAGTGGAAAACGGCATCTGCCAGAAAATCGAAGAAGCCGTCCGTTCTGTTGACGGCATCAAGAAAGTGACATCGGTCGCGGCGGAGGGTGCCGGCAACATCGTCATCGAAGTCAAAACCGATGTGCCCAGCGTTCAAAAAGTCCTGAACGAAGTGCAGTCGGAAATCGATCGCATCCCCAGCTTTCCGGATCTTTCCGAACAACCGGAAGTTCAGCAGGTCACGTTTCGCAACACGGCGATTCGAGTCGGCGTGATCCAGGAAAACTCCCAGGCACCGGATTCGGAACTGAAGCTGCGCGAAGTGACCGAACGCGTACGAGACGACCTGCTGCAGATTCCTCAGGTGTCCGTGGCCGAGATCGCCGGCGAACGCAAGTACCAGATCGATGTCGAGATTCCGGAAAAGACGCTGCGCGAATACGGTCTGACTCTTACCGATGTCGCTCGCCGAATTCGCATGAGAAACCTGGAACTTCCCGGCGGCAACATTCGTGATCGCGGCGAAACTTATCTGCTGCGCGGCAAGAACAAGCGTGTTCTGGGCGACGATATCGCGCAGATTCCACTGATCACCCGGCGCGACGGTGTTGTGCTGACGGTTGAAGATCTGGGTACCGTGCAGGACGAATTCGTCGACACAACTTCGATCAGTCGCATCAATTCCATGCCGGGCATGGCGATCGAAGTCAAAGCCGCGTCTCGCGAAGATCTGATCGCAATGGCTGACGCCGTGAAGAAGTATGTTGCGACGGAGAAGCTTCCACCGGGATACAGCTTTACCACGTGGGGCGACAGTTCTGTCAATGTCCGCGACCGCCTGGATCTGCTGGTGCGAAATGGTGCTCAGGGACTGGTGCTGGTGTTCCTGGTGCTGGCGCTGTTTCTGGAGTTTCGACTTGCGTTCTGGGTGGCTCTGGGAATTCCAATTTCGGTGCTGGGAGCCTGCGCGGTGCTGTGGCAGTTCGACCAGACGCTGAACATGCTGTCGCTGTTTGCATTTCTGATCGCTCTGGGAATCGTGGTCGATGACGCCATCGTGATCGGCGAAAACATTTACGCGCACCGCCAGCACGGGAAGTCCTGCGTTCAGGCGGCCATCGACGGAACGGCTCAGGTTGTACCGTCCGTGGTGTCGTCAGTGGCGACAACCGTGTTTGCATTCACGCCGATGTTCTTCGTGACCGGTGTGATGGGCAAGTTCTTCGCGGTGCTTCCCGTGGCCATGATTGCCATGTTGCTGATTTCGCTGTTTGAGAGCATCTTTATTCTGCCGTGCCACCTGGCTCACGGTTCGAAGAAGCCCTTCTTTCTGACGGCCGGCCTGAACCGGCTGACGGATCGCTGCCTGAGCCTGTTCATTAGCCGCATCTATGTGCCGGTATCGCGGTTTTGTGTTCGCAATCCCGCCATTACGCTTAGTGCGGCCGTGGCGTTGCTGATGCTGTCGCTGACTCTGGTGACAAGCGGCAAAGTGCCGCGCGTGCTGTTTCCCAAACTGGACGCTCCCGAGATTTCATCGACCGTGATCTTCCCGGACGGAACTCCCAGCCGCGTCACCGACGAAGCGACGAAGAAGGTCGAAGACGCCATCATGGAAATCAACAGGCGCCAGATTGCCGAAACCGGCAGGCCGCTGTTGACCGTCGTCCACCGGCTTGTCGGCCGTGTCAGCGGCGGCGGAGGTCCGGGAGCAGCCGGAGGAGCCGTCACGGAAGGCAGTCACGCCGGCAGCGTTCAGGTGCAACTGGTCGACAACACCGAACGATCCGTCACCAGTCACGCCATCGTGGACGCGTGGCGGGAAGCCGTGGGCACGATTCCCGGTGTGGAAACGCTGACCTTCGGAACTCGTTCCGGTGGTCCAGGAGGCAAGCCGATTGAATTCAAACTGCTGGCCGCCGCCGAACATATGGACGAGCTGGAAGCGGCAATCGAAGATGCGAAGCGCGAACTCCAGAAGTTTCGCGGCGTGTTCGACGTGGCCGACGATTCGCGTCCGGGAAAGTGGGAACTGCAGCTTCGCGAAGCTCCAAACGCGATATCGATGGGAGTGCCGCTGGACAGCATCGCTCGTACCGTTCGAGCATCCTACTACGGCGAAGAAGTCATGCGGCTTCAGCGGGGCCGGCACGAAGTCAAGCTGATGGTGCGGTATCCGGAAGAAGACCGCCGGTCGCTGGCCAATTTCGACGATGTCCGTGTTGACGCCGGGGACGGGATTCAGCGCCCGATCACCGAACTCGCTGACGTCAGCGTCAGCCGCGGCTATTCGGAAATCAACCGAATCGATCAGCGACGGTCCATCACGATTTCTGCCGATGTCGACGAACAACAGGCCGTGGCCAGTGAGATCGTCGACGAACTGCAGGCTTCGTTCATGCCGACTCTGCTGAAGAACTATCCGCATCTGAGAGTGCGCTGGGAAGGTCAGCGGGAACAGGACATCGAATCGGTGGGAAGCCTGGCAACCGGTCTGGCCGTGGCGCTGCTGGCGACGTTCGTACTGCTGACCGTGGAATTCAATTCCTATGGCCAGCCGCTTGTGGTCATGGCCGTCATCCCGTTTGGAATGGTGGGTGCCATCTGGGGACACTTTTTCATGGGACTGCCGCTGACGCTGTTCAGCATGCTCGGGCTGGTCGCTCTGACGGGTGTCGTTGTGAATGACTCGATCGTGCTGGTCGACTTCATCAACCAGCGCACTCGCGGAGGCACGCCGCTGGAACAGGCGGTCCTGGAAGCCGGCCAGCGCCGTTTTCGGCCCGTGCTGCTGACCTCGCTGACAACGATCGCCGGACTGCTGCCGATTCTAACCGAAAAATCCTTTCAGGCTCAGCTTGTGATTCCTATGGCCACCAGTCTGTGCTTTGGACTGATGCTGGCCACCGTGCTGGTGCTGGTCCTGGTGCCAACGCTGTACCAGATTTACGGTCACACGTTCGGGATCACAACGCACGAAGACAAACTCACGATGCCCGACCTCTCGCAGCCCGTCACGCCCTTGTCGCCCGCCATTTCCACCGAGGTCTCGTGA
- a CDS encoding HlyD family efflux transporter periplasmic adaptor subunit, whose amino-acid sequence MRILVNAIGAILILTVGVGGFVMFGQKPDVPKNTGEKSGEGIPVRTAGVTAWNEPLILDVDGEAVTFRVITVGAEVGGRVVEKSEASRTGTIVSEGDLLFRIDDLNYRLDVQRLSAERQKAEEDVNMIAVDLENNASMIELAKEEWQLQKNQLERIRTAFERKATTESELDTAQRQELAARNALQTLQNQTRTLTQERKSKHASLELAAAQLKRAEADLARCIVSAPITGRIVDDLVEEGDYVTSGSDLVHISDSSRMEVQCSLQANEVKWILQQAGDEVSPESLLQIPNVRCEVTYDLDGVEAVWDGVLSRWGGSGLDRDTRTFPCRVLVENPRDVRLSDTAGGRPVVTPPALVSGMFVTVRIPVTSPVPLLQIPVEAVRPGGHVWAVRDGLLEILSVSVAETIGDVAVVRSADTGLQPGDRVIVSPLASVANGMAVSENDADAATPAAETSEHVTAESHKPIEDSAPQSSDQDNDRPDASGQ is encoded by the coding sequence GTGCGAATTCTGGTCAACGCCATCGGGGCGATTCTGATCCTGACTGTCGGAGTCGGCGGTTTTGTGATGTTCGGGCAGAAGCCTGACGTTCCGAAGAACACCGGTGAGAAGTCCGGCGAGGGAATTCCTGTTCGGACGGCCGGCGTGACGGCGTGGAACGAACCGCTGATTCTGGATGTCGACGGCGAAGCGGTGACGTTTCGAGTCATCACCGTCGGAGCCGAAGTCGGTGGTCGCGTGGTTGAAAAAAGTGAGGCATCCCGCACTGGAACGATTGTTTCCGAGGGCGACTTGCTGTTTCGCATCGACGATCTCAACTATCGCCTGGACGTTCAGCGCCTGTCGGCCGAGCGTCAAAAGGCCGAAGAAGATGTCAACATGATTGCCGTCGATCTCGAAAACAATGCGTCGATGATCGAACTTGCGAAGGAGGAATGGCAGCTTCAGAAAAACCAGTTGGAACGCATCAGGACGGCGTTCGAAAGAAAAGCCACCACCGAAAGCGAACTCGATACGGCTCAGCGGCAGGAACTGGCGGCCCGCAATGCGCTGCAGACGCTGCAGAACCAGACACGAACACTGACTCAGGAGCGAAAGTCGAAACACGCGTCCCTGGAACTCGCCGCCGCGCAACTCAAGCGCGCCGAAGCCGATCTGGCACGCTGTATTGTGTCGGCACCGATCACCGGACGAATCGTCGACGACCTGGTTGAAGAAGGCGACTATGTCACGTCCGGCAGCGATCTGGTTCATATCAGTGATTCCAGTCGCATGGAGGTCCAGTGCAGCCTTCAGGCAAATGAAGTGAAGTGGATTCTGCAGCAGGCCGGCGACGAAGTATCTCCGGAATCCCTGCTGCAGATTCCGAATGTCAGGTGCGAAGTCACATACGATCTGGACGGAGTCGAAGCGGTCTGGGACGGCGTGTTGTCGCGTTGGGGCGGATCGGGCCTGGACCGCGATACTCGCACCTTTCCCTGTCGCGTACTGGTCGAAAATCCGCGGGACGTGCGGCTCAGCGATACCGCCGGTGGTCGGCCTGTTGTCACGCCGCCGGCGCTGGTCAGCGGCATGTTCGTCACCGTTCGGATTCCTGTGACCTCTCCGGTGCCGCTGCTGCAGATCCCGGTGGAAGCTGTGCGTCCCGGGGGACACGTGTGGGCCGTTCGAGACGGTCTGCTGGAAATCCTCTCCGTGTCAGTCGCGGAAACGATTGGCGATGTCGCTGTCGTCAGATCAGCGGACACCGGACTTCAGCCGGGTGATCGTGTCATCGTTTCTCCGCTGGCGTCGGTCGCGAATGGCATGGCAGTTTCCGAGAACGACGCGGACGCTGCAACGCCTGCCGCGGAGACGTCCGAACACGTGACTGCCGAATCGCACAAGCCGATTGAAGATTCCGCGCCGCAGTCTTCAGATCAGGATAACGACCGGCCTGATGCCTCCGGCCAATAG
- a CDS encoding TetR/AcrR family transcriptional regulator: MGRPQTISDEEILESARECFFDHGPSVATEVIAERLGVSPQALYKRFGSKRNLMTAAMLPCTAPGWIRLVESGPDDRPMQEQLVEFLNELAVFFVDIVRRMSVLRFAGCDLRELSKRFTEPPPVRDIRVISEWFERAHQRGLIRQADYKATAMMLLSALHGPAMIQEMLGRHPTGQSQEDYVAHVADVLLRGLK; this comes from the coding sequence GTGGGACGGCCGCAGACAATCTCTGATGAGGAAATTCTGGAGAGTGCGCGCGAGTGCTTCTTCGACCACGGGCCGTCGGTTGCCACGGAAGTGATCGCGGAGCGGCTGGGTGTTTCGCCTCAGGCGTTGTACAAGCGGTTTGGAAGCAAGCGGAATCTGATGACGGCGGCGATGCTGCCCTGCACGGCACCCGGCTGGATACGGCTTGTCGAATCGGGTCCGGATGACCGGCCGATGCAGGAGCAGCTGGTCGAATTCCTGAACGAACTGGCCGTGTTTTTTGTGGACATTGTGCGACGAATGTCTGTACTCCGCTTTGCCGGGTGCGATTTGCGCGAATTGTCCAAACGGTTCACCGAACCTCCTCCGGTGCGCGACATTCGCGTGATCAGCGAATGGTTCGAACGTGCTCATCAGCGCGGGCTGATTCGACAGGCGGATTACAAAGCCACGGCGATGATGCTGCTGAGTGCTCTGCACGGACCGGCGATGATTCAGGAAATGCTCGGGCGGCATCCAACCGGGCAGAGTCAGGAAGACTATGTGGCTCACGTGGCCGATGTGCTGCTGCGAGGGCTGAAGTGA